The following are from one region of the Arachis duranensis cultivar V14167 chromosome 10, aradu.V14167.gnm2.J7QH, whole genome shotgun sequence genome:
- the LOC107471242 gene encoding UDP-glycosyltransferase 73C6, giving the protein MASQTPQLHFVIFPFMAQGHMIPMMDIAKLLLQRNNVIVTVITTTQNAARFTSTFARFIDFGYQIRLIQLQFPYKEAGLPEGCENLDMLHSLGNALSLFNALNLLREPVEKIFEELSPPPSCIVSDMSLPYTIHIAKKFNIPRISFVGVSCYCLMCYEALRTSNVKESIKDETEYFVIPGLPDEIEVTKAQVPGPADDSWNKFYQEIHAAEADTYGIIMNSFQELEPEYERMFKKVRKDKVWCVGPVSLSNKDQLEKAQRGNKVSTEEWMHQKWLDSQKPKSVIYVCLGSLCNLTATQLIQIGLALEESKRPFIWVIREGSQLKRLEKWIKEDGFEERIKDESLIIRGWAPQLLILSHPSIGGFLTHCGWNSNLEAICAGVPMLTWPLFADQFLNEKLVVKVLKVGVKVGAESSMVWGKEEEIGVLVKKEDIKIGIEKLMDENDADCEERRERVRQLAEMAKRSVEEGGSSHSNLTMFIQDILHNQIVKS; this is encoded by the coding sequence ATGGCTTCCCAAACACCACAGCTCCATTTCGTTATCTTCCCATTCATGGCACAAGGCCACATGATTCCAATGATGGACATAGCAAAGTTATTGCTTCAGCGCAACAATGTTATTGTCACAGTAATCACAACCACACAAAACGCAGCAAGATTCACATCAACCTTTGCTCGTTTCATCGATTTCGGTTACCAAATTCGACTAATTCAGCTTCAGTTTCCATATAAAGAGGCAGGTTTGCCAGAAGGGTGTGAGAATCTTGACATGCTTCATTCACTAGGCAATGCCTTGAGTTTATTCAATGCACTAAACCTTCTAAGGGAACCTGTAGAAAAAATCTTTGAAGAGTTGTCGCCCCCACCAAGCTGCATAGTCTCTGATATGAGTCTACCGTACACAATCCACATCGCTAAGAAGTTCAACATTCCAAGGATTTCTTTTGTTGGAGTGAGTTGCTACTGTCTCATGTGTTACGAAGCTTTGCGCACCAGTAATGTGAAGGAGAGCATAAAGGATGAAACAGAGTACTTTGTTATACCGGGTTTACCTGATGAAATTGAGGTCACCAAAGCGCAGGTACCAGGACCAGCAGACGATAGCTGGAACAAGTTTTATCAAGAGATTCATGCGGCCGAAGCAGACACTTATGGAATAATCATGAATTCGTTCCAAGAATTGGAGCCTGAGTATGAAAGAATGTTCAAGAAGGTTAGAAAGGATAAAGTGTGGTGCGTGGGTCCGGTGTCACTAAGCAACAAGGATCAGTTGGAGAAGGCTCAAAGAGGCAACAAGGTTTCAACTGAAGAGTGGATGCACCAAAAATGGCTTGATTCTCAAAAGCCTAAGAGTGTAATTTATGTATGTCTTGGAAGTTTATGTAATCTAACTGCAACTCAGTTGATTCAGATTGGTTTAGCCTTAGAAGAATCAAAGAGACCTTTCATTTGGGTCATAAGGGAAGGGAGTCAATTAAAAAGGCTAGAAAAGTGGATTAAGGAAGATGGGTTTGAAGAAAGAATCAAAGATGAGAGTCTTATAATTCGAGGTTGGGCTCCTCAGCTACTAATACTATCACATCCTTCTATTGGAGGGTTCTTGACACACTGTGGCTGGAACTCTAACTTAGAAGCTATATGCGCCGGTGTGCCAATGCTGACGTGGCCGTTGTTCGCAGACCAGTTTCTGAATGAAAAATTGGTTGTCAAAGTACTCAAAGTTGGAGTGAAAGTTGGTGCAGAGAGCTCAATGGTGTGGGGGAAGGAAGAGGAGATTGGTGTATTGGTTAAGAAAGAAGATATTAAAATAGGAATAGAGAAGTTAATGGATGAGAATGATGCTGATTgtgaagagagaagagaaagggtAAGACAGTTGGCTGAAATGGCTAAAAGATCTGTAGAAGAAGGAGGATCTTCTCATAGTAACTTGACTATGTTTATCCAAGATATTTTGCATAATCAAATTGTCAAAAGCTAA